ATAAATAGATATACAGCCATAGGATATACAAGGAAACTCATCTGTTGTCCctgttgtgcacacacacacacacacacgcacacacacacacacgcacacacacacacggatcgCCCTGTGACTATTAACCTAACAAGTAGGAGATGCTGCACCaccctttcctttcctcttacGTACCCTGACCACAGGCCCATAAAGCCCAGGAAGGGAGCAGCTACAAGGACACACTCCACACACTTCTTCTGACCATCACAAGAAGTTGCTTTATCACTATCTGTTTGCTCAGGAGGCCAGACTCGGCTGCAGGCAGGATGCAGGATGAAGGTTTCAATCAAGATAATACATGAATAGTTTGGATCAGGTTCTTAATAATCAACATCAGTGGCtcgaaaaaggaaaaaacacgtCAGAACTGtctctgttcctgttcctgcaTTCTTTTGCAGAGGTCAAGAGTCAGCGGGACCCAATTTATCCCAGGTTACAGCTCCTCATATACTGCTGAACGCAAAAGGTACACGTCTTTAAGTTCACTTAACAAACACAGGAAATCTTCCCTATATGAAACCAACACACCTATTCCTCTGCAGATTAGcagctgtcatttttttccccctaaacacatttaattcaGTTACAAATTGGAAATAAGCTGGGTATTGATTTACCACATAATTAACAATTAACTCATAGTTGGCAAACAATCAGGAGAGTTGTAATGTGGATAATATAAGGCGATTGGTTCCAGGAACAACTTTCATGATCTCAGTTCAGAAGAGAACATAGGAACAGCAAATGCACTAGTGCTGGACAAGACATGGACAAGTGggcatgtatatgtatgtgtatatatatatatatatctatatatatatatatagagatagatagatagatagatagatagatagatagatagatagatagatagatagatagatagatagatagatagatagatacacacacacacatacactgtatttCACAAGCAGTgaagaaatggagaaaatgtgCAATACATGCATATCTTTATCATCCAAACAAATTCTAAAATGTTGCCATGAAGTGGGTCTCGCAAATTAGAAAAGTGgcaaaacatgaaaatacatcaaataaaataaagaaaagtttgACAATGTATATCCATGTTGAGAACATTTGGGGCTTTGTTGGAAACTATCATTCATCATAGCGGTAAAGACAAATTAGTCTCGTTCTGTTCCTGTAGATATCGCTGTCACCGGGAAACCATGCAGATGCATTTGAGAATATACAGCGGTGCTTTAAATTAAGACGGAGAGTGTTTAAGCTGAGAACACGTCAACTGTGAGCAATAGAGAGCAGCTTGATAGCATCTTAAAAATGATTGCACACACATTCCTGAACTGTTCCTCCtccagtaaaacaaaaaaggtgtCGTTAATGGGGGACTACTGGTAAACAGAAGCCTGCGGCTGACTGGAGTGATGTGCATGGTGTTTAAGCTGTTTACAGTAAAAGTGATAAATGTGACTTGGTGTCGGCTGTAGGGAAAAGAATCACcccattaaaaatgaaacaccaATGCATCAATTACAGTGGGGCAATTTATCAGTATCACTATCTAGGCTCACTTAAAGTTCCACTTTGCTCAAAATATTATCTCAGTAACTAAATGAGTGTTAAAAGAGCTGAAGTGTATCTTCATTTCCCCCCTCTTCCATTAACCCTGCTCTCAGGAATCAGAGAGTTACCATGAGGGACTTTCGTATGGACAGATGTCCCTGCAGTTATGGCACCAGTCCACAAAATACTTGTCAAAGCCTAAAGCACTTTTGACTTAACTCCCCAAGAGGCTTGTGAGGTCCCAGTTCTCTATGACGGCAATTTACTCTGTTTCAACCCCACTCAAATGTTCTGTGCCATGCCACCAGTGGTTTTCATCACTGCTGCAGTAATGCAAAACTCATAAATGCCAGATTGTGTTTGGTCAGTCAGGGTACATGAGTAGGGCTCCTTGTGGGCCGAGCCTCCGCAGAGTGCTGCAGAGAGGCCTTTTAAAACCCTTTTCCTTTGCTCATTATAAATCACAACAACTAACACAGTTATAaggagaagaagggaaaaaaaactgttatccAATTTCAATGGACTGTCTCCAAGGTGAACAAAGATATCAGGGAGGAAGAATTACTGTAAAAGTGTTTGGTGAATACACTGCAAATGTTCTCTCTCTTATGagtaataatgacaataacctGCTGGAATTAAAGTACCATAAATACAAATTGTGCAGACAGCCAGATACATCTGCAGCagattataatttatatattttctatCCCATTCACAGTGAAGGATTAAAGCACTTTTTGGAAATAACTACTATTTTATACAATTACGTAAATGTTTCTTGTATGCTTGTTTCATTGTGAGTTTGTTTTCCCGTTGATTTTCAGGTAACAACTGGGACCTTAAGGTTGCTGCTCATGTTTTGTAacatctctctcttttatttggTAAAAGCTTCATGTCAAGTCAAACAGTAATAAGCCCACAGGGCAACCTGTTCTCTGTCCAAATCAAGCAAACTGCTTGAATCAATAAATCAAAGTTTTCTAAAACCCACATATCATCCCAGCCTGCGTCATCAAACACATCAGTGAACAGGGTTTCCTCTGAGGCCATTACCATAAAACATACAAGTTATTACATCAAAGAGTGGTAGAGATACAGTTGACGGAGAGACGTGACTCACAAGAATAAGTCGGTGAagcattaaaacatgaaatcagTGGCCACataaagagagaaaatagagGCAGAAAACATCTGGGATACAAAAGTAAACTGTGCCCCACATTATTTCTCAATGTATCCAATATGCTGCTGATTAGAAAACTGTGTCCTCCATGACTCAACAAAATTCTCTATTTCACACAATGTCACAATGTCTTCTGTGATTTTAGAGAAAAGGGTATTCGCCTTTACTCTTTTTTAGCAGAGTTTGAGTAAATTTGCTGCAAACTAACACAcgttaaatattataaataatatgagTCAACATTGGGTTTTTGAACCACACAGAGAGGAGCATACAGGCAGAAAGACATGACTGTTAACGTCTCCTAAATCAACTTCCATCTACAATTCAAGGcctgagaaacactgatgaactgtaaataaaagttCAATGTGAGCCATGCGCCATCTAGTGTTCAAACGTGatcaatgtcttattttgaaagcggAAGTAAGACTCCGGAACATGGAGCGACACCTTTATTTTCCCCCTCATGACAGCTATGGTTTTaccggagaaaaaaaaacttttttctaTGGTTTTACcggagaattttttttttaattaattaactaattaattaattaattttacattaattaattcatttagttGCCTTCGACATTAAACTCAttgcgtctcacacacacactgtgtaactACGGTTGTTGCTGCTGATATCGTTAAGCAAGGGACACGTTACAAAATGCAGCGATACAACTTAATTAGAAACGGCAGCATTTACGCAGTCAAGaatttaaaattattttcttaCACTTATGCTTTCAATGTCTGCAGCAACAGGTAACAACCTCTTACATTTTAAGATGTATGTACTTACGTTATTTTATATTGAAGGTTGCCAGCGGAACTCGTACTTTATGTTGTGGCTAACTTGACTTAGCGTTAACCTCCCcttgcttcttcttcctcctcctgctcctgctgctgctgttgcaggaagactGTAAACAACATGTCTTATAGTGCGAAGATCGGTCCGTCCATCCTGAGCAGCGACCTGTCCTGTCTGGGTAGCGAGTGTGTGCGGATGATGGAGTGCGGGGCAGATTACCTGCACCTCGACGTGATGGACGGGTCAGTGAACTAGCAACTGGTTAGTTAGAAGCTAAAACTAGCATGCTAACGGCTAGCTTGGAAGTTCAGTGTGTGGGAGCTAAAGTTGGCTACAACCAACAAGCTAAGTTAGCCTGTGAGAGGTAAACTGggaaaccatgtgtgtgtgagaatggtTTCTTCTGGCTTAAATGCAGCGAGGAGGCATCAAACGACACTAGCGCGATTAAAACCGTTCAGAAGTCGAtttgtgaatatatatatataaatgtgaataCACATATTGGGATAATTGAGAATGGAGAAAGGCAATAGTTCACGTGAGTCACTTGAATGTGCTGAGAAGTTCCTAAACAGTTCATGATTTATTATCATAGTATTCCTTTTGTATTCTTTTTCAAACTAATTTTCAACTATACCTTGCATATTTGGCGATGCAAGGTATGactttgtaaaaataaaaaaaatgtgtaatttgtaacattagtgacaTTGGTTTCCTCTGTAGTCGGATGCACATATATGGACATATGTCTGTATTTCTGTGCTCCAAGTACAAACAAACTGCTTTCTTCTACCTCCAAGTGTTGACACTTTAGTTGTCCTCTACACAAATGCAAAGTTTTGCCCTGCATATGTTTCAGCTGCCAGTTTAATGTCTGGTTTCTTacctttttaaagacattttgttcCCAATATCACATTTGGCCATCCCATGGTAGAGTGCCTGAGGAAGACAGTAGGCCAAGACCCTTTTTTTggtgaggaaaaaacacacaccacacttcAGAAACCCAAGTTATCCCACTGAATTGAATCATGAATGTCTGTGTGGCTGAGTGCAGTATTGTGTCTGTCAATGTTGCAGACATGCACATGATGGTGTCGCGGCCGGAGCAATGGGTGAAGCccatggcagcagcaggagccaGCCAGTACACATTCCACCTCGAAACCACCACCAACCCTGGAAACCTCATCAAAGAGATCAGAGAGAGTGGCATGAAGGTTAGCCAGCGGACAAACCTCCAGCATTTTAGAGCAAAAATGTTGTTCAATTTTACCTGATTTAAAacattgtgactttttttagtCAAATGTGGCAAGGTTGTTGGTAACACATTTCTTGTGCGGTGACAATTAATAGAGGTATTTTTCATTAATTTACATGTCTCTATCAGAATACTGTCATTATTAGTAAATGCTCAAGGTTGTGACATCATTATTGGACACACAATTGAAATCAAGCCATTGGTATGAGCTAATATTCCTATAAAGAGAGTAGCTGTACAGTGGATCTATAAATATTTGTGACAAACCATATATTGGGTAGGAGATAATTTGAAAAACTGGTATTTTGTAGGTGGGTTTGGCTATAAAACCTGGAACAACGGTTGAAGAGCTGGCACCTTGGGCTAACCATATCGACATGGCTCTGGTCATGACTGTGGAACCTGGTTTTGGAGGTCAGAAGTTCATGGAGGACATGATGCCTAAGGTAAGGACGAGCTGCAAAGGTTATATAGGTGAAACAATACAGAACATCTGCACCTAGTTTATGCAGCTTTTCCAAACACTGGACATAGCAAACTACTCATTGCATCAtccattaattttttttaaaactgcaccactttatcctccatgagAGTTGCAGGAGGTGCTGGaaatagggcgaaaggcagggtacatccCGGTCAATTTGCCAGTCCgtcgcagggccaacatacagggacaaacaaccattcactctcaccctcACACTTGCGGCCAGTTTAGCACGTCCAGTTGACCTAAtctgcacgtttttggactCCGTAAAGACTCCAGAATACCCAG
Above is a window of Solea senegalensis isolate Sse05_10M linkage group LG2, IFAPA_SoseM_1, whole genome shotgun sequence DNA encoding:
- the rpe gene encoding ribulose-phosphate 3-epimerase isoform X1; this translates as MSYSAKIGPSILSSDLSCLGSECVRMMECGADYLHLDVMDGHFVPNITFGHPMVECLRKTVGQDPFFDMHMMVSRPEQWVKPMAAAGASQYTFHLETTTNPGNLIKEIRESGMKVGLAIKPGTTVEELAPWANHIDMALVMTVEPGFGGQKFMEDMMPKVTWLRNQFPSLDIEVDGGVGPDSIHKCAEAGANMIVSGSAVIGSDDPRSVIALLRTVVAEAIQKRSLDR
- the rpe gene encoding ribulose-phosphate 3-epimerase isoform X2; the protein is MVECLRKTVGQDPFFDMHMMVSRPEQWVKPMAAAGASQYTFHLETTTNPGNLIKEIRESGMKVGLAIKPGTTVEELAPWANHIDMALVMTVEPGFGGQKFMEDMMPKVTWLRNQFPSLDIEVDGGVGPDSIHKCAEAGANMIVSGSAVIGSDDPRSVIALLRTVVAEAIQKRSLDR